A single genomic interval of Anopheles marshallii chromosome 2, idAnoMarsDA_429_01, whole genome shotgun sequence harbors:
- the LOC128719173 gene encoding protein penguin — MIQTKKRAVSTSESDKPVKKLKKALTTKPVDKPKVKTLKKDGVVKSSIGKPTAKFQKKTNIAGKPVEKVEKKPFVANTAESKKEYWNGLKAKQKELRQQRRQNKSKDLYELSISAKKIYEKLKRKNTEGKEELVQTLHELLGKQNAYAKIATSHDTARVIQCMIKNASEEIRDQIAASLMPTLVDLATSKYGHHCVTSLFKNGSKQLWARVVNAIIKDVLNLVNHTFSSAIVDTAYNEYATNEQRRFMRQTFYSELFKLDKDRTVHTMKDCWKTNAYMKTSVLSTVKAHLLQAANKKLTDNSLLHALLAEFLEEADTTERSEVIELYLPLLASISSTRDGTGAAIHCFMHSVVKDRRAALKAMKPYIEKLSIHEHGHRLVMCILNCYDDTVTLGKQVINPIMEQIETIVGSGEWGRKVVAWIFSPEDKDLLHPTQIELLNGYLEHSKKDKEIRRKEVLAAARESFCTQLENNPSFWLRGGHTALLTSAILKNFQGEELARLHRALAKVVCDPEWKVHENEINLDGSILSLETDKKPKENVKPTTTGTERKIKKIKKSPFEEEKAANREKQLATNPLISGIEHAGLHIALKKMIKQDQEKRQLGDEDVSQFGFAIVEELTVEQTAAWITQNRASFLLLLAFENSTEEVQQMLRKKLVPLKMELKAQKHTGAKLLAEKLKL, encoded by the exons atgattcaaacaaaaaaacgcgcaGTGTCCACGTCCGAGTCGGACAAACCGGTAAAGAAGCTGAAGAAAGCCCTCACCACCAAACCGGTCGACAAACCGAAAGTGAAAACCCTGAAAAAGGATGGTGTGGTAAAATCGAGCATTGGCAAACCTACCGCGAAATTCCAGAAGAAAACCAACATCGCTGGAAAGCCGGTCGAGAAGGTTGAAAAGAAACCGTTCGTTGCAAATACGGCAGAATCGAAAAAAGAGTACTGGAATGGGTTGAAAGCGAAGCAGAAGGAGCTGCGGCAGCAGCGTCGTCAGAACAAATCGAAGGATTTGTACGAGCTTAGCATTAGTGCGAAGAAAATCTACGAAAAGTTGAAACGGAAGAACACCGAAGGCAAAGAAGAACTGGTACAAACACTGCACGAACTGCTTGGCAAACAGAATGCGTACGCGAAGATAGCCACCTCGCACGATACGGCTCGCGTGATCCAATGCATGATCAAGAATGCATCGGAAGAGATACGGGATCAGATCGCCGCCAGCCTTATGCCAACCCTGGTCGATCTGGCCACGTCAAAGTATGGTCATCATTGTGTTACCAGCTTGTTTAAGAACGGTTCGAAGCAACTGTGGGCCCGTGTCGTGAATGCTATCATAAAGGATGTTCTTAACCTGGTTAATCACACGTTTTCCAGCGCGATCGTAGACACCGCGTACAATGAGTACGCAACGAACGAACAGCGCAGGTTCATGCGTCAAACGTTCTACTCCGAGCTGTTCAAGCTGGACAAGGATCGCACCGTGCACACGATGAAGGACTGCTGGAAAACGAACGCGTACATGAAGACGAGTGTGCTGAGCACCGTGAAAGCACATTTACTGCAAGCGGCAAACAAGAAGCTTACGGACAACAGTTTGCTTCACGCGTTGCTGGCGGAATTCTTGGAAGAAGCAGACACCACGGAACGCTCGGAAGTGATTGAACTGTATCTGCCATTGTTGGCGTCCATTTCAAGCACACGAGACGGTACTGGGGCGGCAATCCACTGCTTCATGCACTCGGTCGTGAAAGATCGTCGAGCTGCCCTCAAGGCCATGAAACCCTACATCGAAAAATTGTCCATACACGAGCACGGCCACCGATTGGTGATGTGCATACTGAACTGTTACGACGATACGGTTACGCTAGGCAAACAGGTGATCAACCCCATAATGGAGCAGATAGAAACGATCGTTGGCAGTGGTGAATGGGGCCGCAAGGTGGTCGCATGGATTTTCTCACCCGAGGACAAAGATTTGCTACACCCGACCCAGATCGAGCTGTTAAACGGATACCTAGAGCACAGCAAGAAGGATAAGGAAATACGTCGCAAAGAGGTTTTGGCTGCTGCGAGGGAAAGCTTCTGCACGCAACTGGAAAATAATCCCAGCTTTTGGTTGCGTGGTGGCCACACAGCCCTTTTGACTTCAGCCATACTAAAAAACT TCCAAGGAGAGGAATTGGCCCGTCTACATCGTGCCCTGGCGAAGGTGGTTTGCGATCCCGAATGGAAGGTGCACGAGAACGAAATCAATCTCGATGGGTCGATTCTTTCGCTAGAGACGGACAAAAAGCCAAAAGAAAACGTGAAGCCTACTACGACGGGAACAGAACGAAAGATcaagaaaatcaaaaagaGCCCATTTGAGGAGGAGAAA GCAGCAAATCGTGAAAAACAACTGGCCACCAATCCGTTGATAAGCGGCATCGAGCACGCCGGCCTACACATTGCGCTGAAGAAAATGATCAAGCAAGATCAGGAGAAACGACAGCTTGGCGATGAAGATGTTTCACAGTTTGGGTTCGCGATCGTAGAGGAACTGACCGTAGAGCAAACGGCAGCGTGGATTACCCAAAATCGGGCTTCGTTTTTACTGTTGCTAGCGTTTGAAAATTCTACCGAAGAAGTGCAGCAAATGTTGCGGAAAAAGCTTGTACCGCTCAAGATGGAACTAAAAGCACAGAAACATACAGGCGCTAAACTGCTGGCGGAGAAACTAAAGCTGTAG
- the LOC128719177 gene encoding putative peptidyl-prolyl cis-trans isomerase dodo, which yields MSDGQETVPEGWEKRTSRSTGMTYYLNVYTKESQWNPPTAPAEPANTNEPHEVQCAHLLVKHNKSRRPSSWREENITRSKDEALEILESYRKKIQSNETTLQELAQRYSDCSSAKRGGDLGMFKRGMMQKPFEDAAFALKVGDMSDIVDTDSGVHLILRLK from the exons ATGTCCGATGGTCAGGAAACGGTGCCGGAAGGATGGGAAAAGCGTACCAGCCGTTCCACAG GGATGACTTATTATCTTAATGTGTACACCAAAGAATCCCAGTGGAATCCACCTACGGCACCCGCGGAACCGGCTAACACTAAC GAACCACATGAGGTGCAGTGTGCACATCTGCTcgtaaaacataacaaatccCGCAGGCCAAGCTCGTGGCGAGAGGAAAACATCACGCGCAGCAAGGATGAAGCGCTGGAAATTCTCGAATCGTACCGCAAAAAAATTCAATCCAACGAAACGACGCTACAGGAGCTCGCACAGCGATACTCGGACTGCAGCTCGGCCAAACGCGGTGGCGACTTGGGCATGTTTAAGCGTGGCATGATGCAGAAACCGTTCGAGGATGCTGCGTTCGCGCTGAAGGTGGGCGATATGTCCGATATTGTCGATACGGATTCGGGAGTTCATTTGATTCTTCGGTTAAAATAG